From Paraburkholderia fungorum, the proteins below share one genomic window:
- a CDS encoding Dps family protein, with the protein MKDELKAIAHRSAPLKTTTRLSEDATRDISAALTTLLADMFALYMKTKNFHWHISGPNFRDYHLLLDDQSSQIFATTDPLAERARKIGGRALHSIGQIAKLQRIADNDAGFVTPSDMLAELREDNLALRGYMSETHALCDEYGDVATASLLEEWIDEAEQRVWFLFESGRNT; encoded by the coding sequence ATGAAAGACGAACTCAAGGCCATCGCGCATCGTTCGGCGCCGCTGAAAACCACAACCCGTCTAAGTGAAGACGCAACCCGCGACATCTCAGCGGCATTGACCACGCTGCTCGCCGACATGTTCGCGCTCTATATGAAGACGAAGAACTTTCACTGGCACATATCCGGGCCGAACTTCCGCGACTACCACCTTCTACTCGACGATCAATCCAGCCAGATCTTCGCGACGACTGATCCACTCGCAGAACGTGCACGCAAAATTGGCGGAAGAGCGCTCCATTCCATCGGTCAGATTGCAAAGCTGCAACGCATTGCCGATAACGATGCGGGATTCGTCACGCCGTCGGACATGCTGGCGGAATTGCGTGAAGACAATCTCGCGTTGCGCGGCTATATGAGCGAGACCCACGCGCTATGCGACGAATATGGCGACGTCGCTACGGCCAGCCTGCTCGAAGAATGGATCGACGAAGCAGAACAGCGCGTCTGGTTCCTGTTCGAATCCGGGCGCAATACCTGA